Proteins co-encoded in one Arthrobacter globiformis genomic window:
- a CDS encoding circularly permuted type 2 ATP-grasp protein, protein MSDLFQDYSEAAGRTGAYDEMFAPGQKARQSYGQVAGALRELSLADVSARADSMARTFLDRGVTFDFAGEERPFPLDIVPRVIPADEWDVLERGVAQRVRALEAFLNDVYDKMTVVSDGVIPRQLVTTSAHFHRAVHGFEPAGGVRVHISGIDVVRDAAGTFRVLEDNVRVPSGVSYVLENRRAMAKGLPEAFGQQLIRPVEEYPRRLLSALRKTAPSGVDDPTVVVLTPGVFNSAYFEHTLLAGLMGVELVEGRDLICRGNRVYMRTTAGEQRVDVIYKRIDDDFLDPLQFRSDSMLGCPGLVNAARAGGVTIANAVGNGVADDKLVYSYVPDLIRYYLGEEPVIANVDTFRLEEKEAREHVLDRLDELVVKPVDGSGGKGLVIGPDASKDELDALRKRIIADPRGWIAQPVLQLSTVPTLSGDKFGPRHVDLRPFAVNDGDDVWVLPGGLTRVALKEGSLIVNSSQGGGSKDTWVLAGSPQVPVEQLPRQSVTVRERVSVWPVESNWRDRQSEQQQQQQISDAQEVPANA, encoded by the coding sequence ATGTCTGACCTATTCCAGGATTACTCTGAGGCTGCCGGCCGCACCGGCGCCTACGACGAGATGTTTGCCCCCGGGCAAAAGGCACGCCAGTCGTATGGCCAGGTTGCGGGTGCCCTGCGGGAGCTGTCCCTGGCAGATGTCAGCGCCCGGGCGGACTCGATGGCGAGGACGTTCCTGGACCGCGGCGTGACCTTTGACTTCGCGGGGGAGGAGCGCCCGTTCCCGCTGGACATCGTGCCGCGCGTCATCCCCGCCGACGAATGGGACGTGCTGGAGCGCGGCGTCGCCCAGCGGGTGCGCGCCCTCGAGGCGTTCCTGAACGACGTCTACGACAAGATGACCGTGGTGTCCGACGGCGTGATCCCGCGCCAGCTGGTCACCACCAGCGCGCACTTCCACCGCGCCGTGCACGGCTTCGAACCCGCGGGCGGGGTGCGCGTCCACATCTCCGGCATCGACGTGGTGCGGGACGCCGCCGGAACGTTCCGGGTCCTGGAGGACAACGTCCGCGTGCCCTCCGGCGTGAGCTACGTGCTGGAGAACCGGCGGGCCATGGCAAAAGGCCTCCCGGAGGCTTTCGGCCAGCAGCTCATCCGCCCGGTGGAGGAATACCCGCGCCGGCTGCTTTCGGCCCTCCGTAAGACGGCGCCCTCGGGCGTGGACGACCCCACCGTGGTGGTGCTGACTCCCGGCGTCTTCAACAGCGCGTACTTCGAGCACACCCTCCTGGCCGGCCTGATGGGCGTGGAACTCGTGGAAGGCCGCGACCTCATCTGCCGCGGCAACCGCGTGTACATGCGCACCACGGCCGGCGAGCAGCGCGTCGACGTTATCTACAAGCGCATCGACGACGATTTCCTCGACCCCCTGCAGTTCCGCTCCGACTCCATGCTCGGCTGCCCCGGCCTGGTCAACGCCGCCCGCGCCGGTGGCGTCACCATCGCCAACGCGGTGGGCAACGGCGTGGCGGACGACAAACTGGTCTACAGCTACGTTCCGGACCTGATCCGCTATTACCTCGGCGAGGAACCCGTGATCGCCAACGTAGACACCTTCCGGCTGGAGGAGAAGGAAGCCCGCGAGCACGTCCTGGACCGGCTGGATGAACTCGTGGTCAAGCCCGTGGACGGCTCCGGCGGCAAGGGCCTGGTGATCGGCCCGGACGCGTCCAAGGACGAGCTCGACGCGCTGCGCAAGCGGATCATCGCCGACCCTCGCGGCTGGATCGCGCAGCCGGTGCTGCAGCTGTCCACCGTGCCCACGCTCAGCGGCGACAAGTTCGGGCCCCGGCACGTCGACCTCCGGCCGTTCGCGGTCAACGACGGCGATGACGTCTGGGTGCTGCCCGGCGGGCTGACCCGCGTTGCCCTCAAGGAAGGGTCGCTGATCGTGAATTCCAGCCAGGGCGGCGGGTCGAAGGACACCTGGGTGCTGGCCGGGTCGCCGCAGGTGCCGGTGGAGCAGCTGCCGCGGCAGTCCGTCACCGTCCGCGAGCGGGTCTCCGTGTGGCCGGTCGAGAGCAACTGGCGCGACCGGCAGTCGGAACAGCAGCAGCAGCAGCAGATTTCTGACGCGCAGGAGGTACCCGCGAATGCTTAG
- a CDS encoding alpha-E domain-containing protein has translation MLSRIAESLFWIGRYVERADGTARILDVHLERLNHLPTEERRSVARELLGVMGARPQNEDFGLEELLHALAYDKHSATSIAGSLGAARENARRARETVSSGLWESLNTTYYGLNQHRKDVVGTYRFCHWVLERTAMVSGLADTTVSHDDSWLFLALGRSLERADMTARMLSTRDVLSAGMSWVNMLRCAGAYESFLRTRRAAFGDQHAAEFLLLDRLFPRSIVYALRDADDCLAKLDPSAQRVGFINDARRIVGQARTFLEFHRTDDLMSELPEHMERVQKAVAQASDAISRKYFNQADELAWVGEVS, from the coding sequence ATGCTTAGCCGAATTGCCGAATCCCTGTTCTGGATCGGCCGCTACGTTGAACGGGCCGACGGAACGGCCCGTATCCTCGACGTCCACCTGGAGCGCCTGAACCACCTGCCCACCGAGGAGCGGCGCAGCGTTGCCCGCGAGCTGCTCGGCGTCATGGGTGCCCGCCCGCAGAACGAGGACTTCGGGCTGGAGGAACTGCTCCACGCCCTGGCTTACGACAAACACAGCGCCACCTCGATTGCAGGGTCCCTCGGCGCTGCCCGCGAGAACGCCAGGCGTGCCCGCGAAACGGTGTCGTCCGGCCTCTGGGAGAGCCTGAACACCACCTACTACGGGCTGAACCAGCACCGCAAGGACGTGGTGGGCACGTACCGTTTCTGCCATTGGGTGCTCGAGCGCACGGCCATGGTCAGCGGTCTGGCCGACACCACGGTCAGTCACGACGACAGCTGGCTCTTCCTGGCGCTGGGCCGCTCGCTGGAGCGGGCCGACATGACCGCCCGAATGCTCTCCACGAGGGACGTCCTCTCCGCAGGCATGTCCTGGGTGAACATGCTCCGCTGCGCGGGCGCCTACGAGTCCTTCCTGCGGACCCGCCGGGCCGCGTTCGGCGACCAGCACGCGGCCGAGTTCCTGTTGCTGGACCGGCTGTTTCCGCGCTCCATCGTCTACGCCCTGCGCGATGCCGACGATTGCCTGGCGAAGCTGGACCCCTCGGCCCAGCGCGTTGGCTTCATCAACGACGCCCGCCGGATCGTGGGCCAGGCCCGCACCTTCCTGGAGTTCCACCGCACGGACGACCTCATGTCCGAACTTCCGGAGCACATGGAGCGCGTGCAGAAGGCCGTCGCGCAGGCGTCCGACGCCATTTCCCGTAAGTACTTCAATCAGGCGGATGAACTGGCCTGGGTGGGAGAAGTTTCATGA